One Curtobacterium sp. MCLR17_007 DNA window includes the following coding sequences:
- a CDS encoding 3'-5' exonuclease: MPLLVMANMQQKLEKVVQLKLFAFMAKLQTDDTLPGLHIEPMVNAADQRARTGRVDQSLRAVLYKIEVPSGPTTYVCAGVYEHDEAIKIAKSQILRVNPVNGVTELIAAPAPVVPAPQDAWTAQKQSTASPQSFLEPFRYTIDDLTSSLGFDVETAERLLAIQAEDALLAFAESLPNQWQQNAALGLAVGDSIEGIKTSLGLGAPEADEARPATDEHLVGVVSGVTTDEAEASKLFVSLTRPASQMQFTFVEDDEELRRVIEGGDFGAWRVFLHPEQRAYSTRAYKGPFRLTGGAGTGKTVVLLHRARELARDDKARVVLTTFTRTLAGMLDRDLRRLDPQLPRAAQLGETGVLTAGIDQLAHSVRDAAEPTRWERASIEAIGWDAERSASLVSNATGWDEALFDAKPDLPGELQSPAFLESEYLQIILPNGVTSRADYFAARRPGRGVALDRTKRAQVWSVVEQFRRNARAHRRLSWAELSSVAAAYLNAHPEERPADHVLVDEAQDLTPSHWAMLRALVGEHGNDLFVAEDSHQRIYGQRVVLSRLGIKIVGRSRRLTLNYRTTQQNLRYALGVLEGGEFTDSEGGVQDEHGYRSARLGPEVQVRGHQTPAAQYDALAAQIEEWTAKSGDPESIAVLVRTKTATETVVQQLATRDVPATEKSARGKVRVMTMHSAKGLEFSRVVLFDVSEGVVPNKLALQHAAPEERADAELRERSLLYVAASRARDELIVSWQGAPSSLLAR, encoded by the coding sequence ATGCCTTTGCTCGTCATGGCGAACATGCAGCAGAAGCTCGAGAAGGTCGTCCAGTTGAAGCTGTTTGCCTTCATGGCGAAACTACAGACCGACGACACTCTGCCCGGGCTGCACATCGAGCCGATGGTGAATGCAGCGGACCAGCGCGCTCGCACCGGTCGTGTCGATCAGAGTCTCAGGGCTGTGCTCTACAAGATCGAAGTACCGTCTGGACCGACCACATACGTGTGCGCAGGTGTCTACGAGCACGACGAAGCCATCAAGATCGCCAAGTCGCAGATCCTTCGGGTGAACCCGGTCAACGGCGTCACAGAACTGATCGCTGCGCCGGCGCCCGTAGTGCCGGCACCACAAGATGCGTGGACTGCGCAGAAGCAGTCGACGGCTTCGCCGCAGTCGTTCCTCGAACCGTTCAGGTACACGATCGACGACTTGACGAGCTCACTCGGCTTCGACGTTGAGACCGCGGAACGTCTCCTCGCGATCCAAGCCGAGGACGCACTCCTGGCGTTCGCCGAGTCGCTGCCCAACCAGTGGCAGCAGAACGCGGCACTCGGCCTCGCTGTCGGTGACTCGATCGAGGGGATCAAGACGTCACTTGGCCTCGGCGCTCCGGAAGCAGACGAGGCCCGCCCGGCAACTGACGAGCATCTCGTCGGGGTAGTGTCCGGTGTCACCACGGATGAGGCCGAGGCCTCGAAGCTCTTCGTGTCGCTCACGCGCCCTGCGTCGCAGATGCAGTTCACGTTCGTTGAGGACGACGAAGAACTACGGCGGGTCATCGAAGGTGGTGATTTCGGAGCGTGGCGGGTCTTCCTGCACCCTGAACAACGCGCTTATTCGACGCGCGCGTACAAGGGGCCGTTCCGACTCACTGGCGGGGCGGGTACCGGCAAGACCGTTGTCCTCCTTCACCGGGCCCGTGAGCTCGCTCGGGACGACAAGGCACGGGTGGTGCTCACCACCTTCACCCGAACTCTGGCCGGGATGCTCGACCGTGACTTGCGACGGCTCGATCCGCAGCTCCCGCGCGCAGCGCAGCTCGGCGAGACCGGTGTCCTCACCGCGGGAATCGACCAGCTCGCTCACTCGGTCCGGGACGCCGCGGAGCCAACTCGGTGGGAACGGGCGTCGATCGAGGCCATCGGTTGGGACGCCGAGCGTTCGGCTTCCCTGGTCTCGAATGCCACTGGGTGGGACGAAGCCCTGTTCGACGCCAAGCCCGACCTGCCCGGTGAGCTGCAGTCGCCCGCCTTCTTGGAGAGCGAGTACCTCCAGATCATCCTGCCCAATGGAGTGACGTCACGAGCGGACTACTTCGCTGCCCGACGTCCCGGCCGCGGGGTGGCGCTTGACCGGACGAAGCGAGCGCAGGTGTGGTCCGTCGTCGAGCAGTTCCGGCGCAACGCACGAGCCCATCGCCGGCTCTCGTGGGCGGAGCTCTCGTCCGTGGCGGCTGCGTACCTCAATGCGCACCCCGAGGAACGGCCTGCAGATCACGTCCTCGTCGATGAAGCCCAGGACCTGACGCCGAGCCACTGGGCGATGCTCCGCGCTCTGGTCGGGGAGCACGGCAACGACCTCTTCGTCGCCGAGGACTCGCACCAACGGATCTATGGGCAACGCGTCGTGTTGTCGCGTCTGGGCATCAAGATCGTGGGGAGGTCGCGCCGCCTGACCTTGAATTACAGGACGACGCAGCAGAATCTGCGGTACGCGCTCGGTGTGCTCGAAGGTGGCGAGTTCACGGACAGTGAGGGCGGCGTGCAGGACGAGCACGGGTACCGATCCGCGCGGCTCGGGCCCGAGGTGCAGGTTCGCGGACACCAGACGCCTGCGGCGCAGTACGACGCGCTCGCGGCACAGATCGAGGAATGGACAGCGAAGTCGGGCGACCCCGAGTCGATCGCCGTGCTCGTCCGGACGAAGACCGCGACCGAGACGGTGGTTCAGCAGCTCGCCACGCGCGATGTGCCCGCGACGGAGAAGTCCGCACGCGGCAAAGTGCGGGTGATGACGATGCACAGCGCAAAGGGCCTCGAATTCTCCCGGGTTGTCCTGTTCGACGTGTCGGAAGGTGTCGTCCCGAACAAGCTAGCCCTACAGCATGCTGCCCCTGAGGAGCGGGCCGACGCCGAGCTCCGCGAGCGATCGCTGCTGTACGTCGCGGCCAGCCGCGCTCGCGACGAGCTGATCGTCAGCTGGCAAGGAGCACCTTCTTCGCTACTGGCGCGGTGA
- a CDS encoding UvrD-helicase domain-containing protein, whose translation MTIAGDSARVEARRQRGRAHELRRQADEAEARAGRFELAHRTESETAKILAPLAGIGYHLLADRRWPGSKTAQVDMVVVGSAGVFIVDTKAWRDVAVHEGRITRGQEDVTDDIANLADLAWKTEAALAEIGLPPGEVHAVVALAGQRKVHAEVASVDVVGVHDLIAHITKRGRRLSPVRVDELLAAVLAHFPVIDEDQQVPVQVVVPATVLPREPDPLIETEELQDLLLDGVLDAPIEEWMAFLDPSQAKLIRRNFNGPARIRGAAGTGKTVVGLHRAAYLARATGGRVLFTTYIRTLPAVLESLLERLAPDMVGRVDFVNVHAFASRLLKERGVAFRVDALEAQRAFADAWNVIGASSPLRASRFTRRYWEEEIAHVIKGRGLTHFDQYADLARVGRKHALPVEIRQAVWDLYEAYSSNLRERRVCDFEDVVLLARDAVRQQPLERYDAVIVDEAQDLSCAMVSLLHSLVGDRADGLTLIGDGQQTIYPGGYTLGEVGISLAGRGVVLDVNHRNTAEILDFAKQMVADDQFVDIEGVDGAGDAVSAVTRSGPTPGIHRFTDRTEHDAALLARVEEVLRLVGTGRGDVGILTATNPQADKVKAVLDAANVPSVSLKHYAGKSSDMVRVGTIKRAKGLEFKQVLLPHVPAKLLADAPDTESVAARERRELDRRELYVGMTRARDGLWVGALGTNNRKD comes from the coding sequence ATGACCATCGCCGGCGACTCAGCACGCGTCGAAGCCCGCCGCCAACGCGGCCGAGCCCACGAACTCCGACGACAGGCCGACGAAGCCGAAGCCCGTGCCGGCCGCTTCGAGCTCGCTCACCGCACCGAGAGCGAGACCGCCAAGATCCTCGCTCCCCTGGCCGGAATCGGCTACCACCTCCTCGCCGACCGCCGCTGGCCCGGCAGCAAGACAGCCCAGGTCGACATGGTCGTCGTCGGCAGCGCAGGCGTCTTCATCGTCGACACGAAGGCCTGGCGTGACGTCGCCGTCCACGAGGGCCGCATCACCCGCGGCCAGGAGGACGTGACGGACGACATCGCCAACCTCGCTGACCTGGCGTGGAAGACCGAGGCTGCTCTGGCGGAGATCGGCCTCCCTCCGGGCGAGGTCCACGCGGTCGTCGCCCTCGCCGGTCAGAGGAAGGTGCACGCCGAGGTCGCGTCGGTCGACGTCGTGGGCGTCCACGACCTCATCGCGCACATCACCAAGCGGGGCCGGCGCCTGTCGCCGGTACGTGTCGACGAACTCCTCGCCGCCGTGCTCGCCCACTTCCCCGTCATCGACGAGGACCAGCAAGTACCGGTGCAGGTCGTCGTCCCGGCAACGGTCCTCCCCCGCGAGCCCGATCCGCTCATCGAGACCGAGGAGCTCCAGGACCTTCTGCTCGACGGCGTCCTCGACGCGCCGATCGAAGAGTGGATGGCCTTCCTCGACCCGAGCCAGGCGAAGCTGATCCGCCGCAACTTCAACGGACCGGCACGCATCCGAGGCGCCGCCGGCACCGGCAAGACCGTCGTCGGTCTGCACCGCGCCGCGTACCTCGCACGCGCGACCGGCGGCCGCGTCCTCTTCACCACTTACATCCGCACCCTCCCGGCGGTGCTCGAGTCGCTGCTCGAGCGCCTCGCACCCGACATGGTGGGCCGCGTCGACTTCGTCAACGTCCACGCCTTCGCGAGTCGCCTCTTGAAGGAACGCGGCGTCGCGTTCCGCGTCGACGCCCTGGAGGCCCAGCGCGCGTTCGCCGATGCGTGGAACGTGATCGGAGCCTCCAGTCCACTGCGCGCGTCGCGCTTCACGCGCCGCTACTGGGAGGAAGAGATCGCACACGTCATCAAGGGGCGCGGGCTGACGCACTTCGACCAGTACGCCGACCTGGCACGCGTCGGACGGAAGCACGCGCTGCCCGTCGAGATCCGTCAGGCGGTGTGGGACCTGTACGAGGCGTACTCATCCAACCTGCGCGAGCGACGCGTCTGCGACTTCGAGGACGTCGTCCTGCTCGCTCGCGACGCGGTCCGTCAACAACCACTCGAGCGCTACGACGCCGTCATCGTCGACGAGGCACAGGACCTGTCCTGCGCGATGGTCTCGCTGCTGCATTCGCTGGTCGGCGACCGGGCGGACGGCCTGACCCTCATCGGCGACGGCCAGCAGACGATCTACCCGGGTGGGTACACGCTCGGCGAGGTCGGCATCAGCCTCGCCGGACGCGGAGTGGTCCTCGACGTCAATCACCGCAACACCGCCGAGATCCTGGACTTCGCCAAGCAGATGGTCGCGGACGACCAGTTCGTCGACATCGAGGGCGTCGACGGTGCCGGTGACGCGGTCTCGGCGGTGACCCGATCGGGTCCGACGCCGGGGATCCACCGCTTCACAGACCGCACCGAACACGACGCCGCACTGCTGGCGCGCGTCGAGGAAGTCCTCCGGCTGGTCGGGACCGGTCGCGGCGACGTCGGCATCCTCACGGCGACGAACCCGCAGGCCGACAAGGTGAAGGCGGTGCTCGATGCCGCCAATGTGCCGTCCGTGTCTCTGAAGCACTACGCCGGCAAGAGCTCGGACATGGTCCGCGTCGGGACCATCAAGCGGGCGAAGGGCCTGGAGTTCAAGCAGGTCCTGCTGCCGCACGTCCCCGCCAAGCTGCTCGCCGATGCTCCCGACACCGAGTCCGTGGCCGCCCGCGAGCGCCGCGAGCTCGACCGTCGCGAGCTGTACGTCGGGATGACCCGAGCGCGTGACGGGCTGTGGGTCGGAGCACTCGGTACGAACAATCGGAAGGACTGA
- a CDS encoding AAA family ATPase, with protein MTRTENRLERLRAALQYLAERGSGRRVEVWEHVESLVPLGDEERELNTDGQPAGQSDFLWGTTALVHAGFMEKPRRGEWTVTEAGRAVVRPEVTLDEFSRELSERRRSFQRAQRDDLDLRLRSEIVPPDNRAAVIRATEQLFVERGLRDLDSVFAPGRAVWRAEVAAELRSVFLGQPEIAGDDFLSKLTNQFAHASDDARLLMAEVICWQILPLQTPGERRKRERVTALLGLMEHPVTIPAEIDGAFRSWSFNPGTGMSVQLYRALSIVVEAVVQWIGLPAEQRDRALDEPWAWRDFVRGLPGASFPTQRNELLYLVHPGVFGEVVSGENRVAIREAFVGEIEGQMEEDPDAAFQQITIALQQKVKGPALFYVEPLASRWQKRDQLGPTIPDPPVEPPEPNRSVFPRADLELADGLHMTLPWLQASLDLIERRKQVILYGPPGTGKTFLAQALSKHVTDGTDGETTIVQFHPTYSYEDFFEGFRPVANDDSGNLAFTLRKGPLRRLADAAAANPEANYFLVIDEINRGNIAKVFGELYFLLEYRDSEISLLYSDEPFTLPSNIFVIGTMNTADRSIAMLDAAMRRRFAFIELHPEREPVQNVLSRWAATKGLQDDRADLLTRLNAQIQDHDAKVGPSFLMRDLGVTGLRDVWRYEILPLLAEHHYGEGVDLEARYGLTALRRQATSSVADGTEGASVDD; from the coding sequence GTGACCCGTACCGAGAACCGACTTGAGCGTCTACGAGCAGCGCTGCAGTACTTGGCGGAGCGCGGATCAGGTCGACGGGTCGAAGTGTGGGAGCACGTCGAGTCCCTGGTCCCGCTCGGTGACGAGGAGCGCGAGCTCAACACTGACGGGCAGCCTGCGGGACAATCGGACTTCCTCTGGGGTACGACCGCGTTGGTCCACGCGGGCTTCATGGAGAAGCCGCGTCGGGGGGAGTGGACGGTGACGGAGGCTGGGCGAGCGGTAGTTCGACCCGAGGTGACGCTGGATGAGTTCTCTCGTGAGCTCTCGGAGCGTCGACGTTCGTTCCAGCGGGCGCAACGCGACGACCTCGACCTCCGGTTGCGATCCGAGATCGTCCCGCCCGACAACCGTGCCGCGGTCATCCGCGCGACCGAACAGCTCTTCGTCGAACGTGGTCTCCGTGACCTGGACTCCGTGTTCGCGCCCGGACGGGCGGTCTGGCGAGCGGAAGTGGCGGCGGAGCTCCGATCCGTGTTCCTGGGTCAGCCGGAGATCGCGGGCGACGACTTCTTGTCAAAGTTGACCAACCAATTCGCGCATGCGAGTGACGATGCTCGGCTGTTGATGGCGGAGGTCATCTGCTGGCAGATCCTTCCGCTCCAGACGCCAGGCGAGCGGAGGAAGCGTGAGCGTGTCACCGCTCTGCTCGGATTGATGGAGCACCCGGTGACGATCCCGGCCGAGATCGACGGCGCTTTCCGTTCCTGGTCCTTCAACCCCGGAACCGGGATGTCGGTGCAGCTCTACCGAGCGCTGTCGATCGTCGTCGAAGCGGTCGTGCAATGGATTGGCCTGCCCGCTGAGCAACGCGATCGGGCGCTCGATGAGCCGTGGGCGTGGCGTGACTTCGTGCGAGGTCTTCCAGGCGCTTCCTTCCCGACGCAGCGGAATGAACTGCTCTACCTCGTTCACCCAGGCGTGTTCGGCGAAGTCGTTTCCGGAGAAAACCGCGTCGCGATCCGTGAAGCCTTCGTCGGCGAAATCGAAGGGCAGATGGAGGAAGACCCCGACGCCGCCTTCCAACAGATCACCATCGCGCTGCAGCAGAAGGTGAAGGGCCCGGCGCTGTTCTACGTCGAGCCCCTCGCCTCCCGGTGGCAGAAGCGGGACCAACTCGGCCCGACAATCCCGGATCCGCCAGTCGAGCCACCCGAGCCAAATCGATCGGTTTTCCCGCGCGCGGACCTCGAGCTCGCCGACGGACTTCACATGACACTCCCGTGGTTGCAGGCGTCCCTCGACCTCATCGAGCGCCGCAAGCAGGTGATCCTCTACGGTCCTCCCGGCACCGGCAAGACGTTCCTCGCGCAGGCCCTCTCGAAGCACGTGACGGACGGAACCGACGGCGAGACCACCATCGTCCAGTTCCACCCGACCTACTCGTACGAGGACTTCTTCGAGGGCTTCCGCCCCGTCGCCAACGACGACAGCGGCAACCTCGCCTTCACCCTGCGGAAGGGTCCGCTCCGCCGCCTCGCTGACGCCGCTGCAGCCAACCCCGAGGCGAACTACTTCCTGGTCATCGATGAGATCAACCGCGGCAACATCGCGAAGGTCTTCGGCGAGCTGTACTTCCTGTTGGAGTACCGCGACAGCGAGATCTCCCTGCTCTACAGCGACGAGCCGTTCACCCTGCCGAGCAACATCTTCGTCATCGGCACGATGAACACCGCCGACCGCTCGATCGCGATGCTGGACGCCGCGATGCGGCGCCGGTTCGCGTTCATCGAGCTGCACCCGGAACGCGAGCCCGTGCAGAACGTGCTGTCACGCTGGGCGGCGACCAAAGGCCTCCAGGACGACCGCGCTGACCTGCTGACGCGACTCAACGCGCAGATCCAGGACCACGACGCCAAGGTCGGTCCCTCGTTCCTGATGCGCGACCTGGGTGTGACGGGTCTGCGGGACGTGTGGCGGTACGAGATCCTGCCGCTCCTGGCGGAGCACCACTACGGCGAAGGCGTCGACCTGGAGGCTCGATACGGCTTGACGGCGCTGCGGCGCCAAGCGACGTCCTCCGTTGCTGACGGGACCGAAGGTGCTTCCGTCGACGATTGA
- a CDS encoding McrC family protein — translation MRIAGHTVWLKPKTPVRRLFAMLGYARAGSAIWTEDDFGFEEDDELVPALAHAFVRQASRALAGGPLRGYVTREDALPLVRGRWRIGDQLTRRGGQPLPVEVSFDDYVEDIAENQVLLTAATRLLRLPGVPVDVLGALRRIVRVLDGVSFIPVGAPVPVVRADRRNARYSSALALASLALSGSSVEQRAGSVVASGFLVDMWSVFEDFVSAALREAFKPYGGELVSQYASTLDVEGTVKIAPDLVWVVDGVVRACIDVKYKVEKHGQYPNADLYQMAAYCQRFGLDVGHLVYAAGDTDPRRVVVIDGPEVQQHALDLDEPVNHISAQLSSLFEWKARLS, via the coding sequence GTGCGGATCGCGGGGCACACGGTGTGGCTCAAGCCGAAGACGCCGGTGCGGCGGCTGTTCGCGATGCTCGGGTACGCGCGGGCCGGGAGCGCGATCTGGACCGAGGACGACTTCGGGTTCGAGGAGGACGACGAGCTGGTGCCGGCGTTGGCGCATGCGTTCGTGCGGCAGGCCTCGCGGGCACTCGCCGGAGGGCCGCTGCGCGGGTACGTCACGCGTGAGGACGCGCTGCCGCTCGTGCGCGGGCGGTGGCGGATTGGCGACCAGCTGACGCGGCGGGGTGGGCAGCCGCTGCCGGTCGAGGTGTCGTTCGACGATTACGTGGAGGACATCGCGGAGAACCAGGTGCTGTTGACGGCTGCGACGCGGTTGTTGCGGCTGCCGGGTGTGCCGGTTGATGTTCTCGGGGCGCTGCGGCGGATCGTGAGGGTGCTCGACGGGGTGTCATTCATCCCGGTCGGAGCTCCCGTGCCCGTCGTGCGTGCGGATCGGCGGAACGCGCGGTACTCGTCGGCGCTGGCGTTGGCGTCGCTCGCGTTGTCTGGTTCTTCGGTCGAGCAGCGCGCGGGGTCGGTCGTCGCGTCAGGGTTCCTCGTCGACATGTGGTCGGTGTTCGAAGACTTCGTGTCGGCTGCGCTGCGAGAGGCGTTCAAGCCGTACGGGGGAGAGCTGGTGTCGCAGTACGCGTCGACGCTCGATGTCGAAGGGACGGTGAAGATCGCGCCGGACCTCGTGTGGGTCGTCGATGGGGTGGTGCGGGCGTGCATCGACGTGAAGTACAAGGTCGAAAAGCACGGGCAGTACCCGAACGCTGATCTTTACCAGATGGCGGCGTACTGCCAGAGGTTCGGGTTGGACGTCGGCCATCTCGTCTACGCGGCCGGTGACACGGACCCACGTCGGGTGGTTGTCATCGACGGCCCCGAGGTACAGCAGCATGCGCTCGACCTCGACGAACCGGTCAACCACATCTCCGCTCAGCTGTCGTCGCTCTTCGAGTGGAAGGCACGACTCTCCTGA
- a CDS encoding PD-(D/E)XK nuclease family protein → MALDEDALTRMVTGLVPTMSRSLAEQFNVFRVMHHGTHEKQLSNVFAWLLRADATHHLGDLFQGILLSRINTARPFGDQLPLSGFRVLQEVDTTMAAEPGKDIADIVLLRDDTAVMIENFETSDGHGHDYEGYLAYGSANGRRSVVVMLCARREHQRLMMGWEDAAVIPYSEVLDDLRAHLNADRRWRSENPRQDVFINELIDQFVEGPQAMTVQEQLEFIKTMCETGESDRYGRRPIVSVAEEFAAQIALHAQRQFEDSRRTLGLVKRSLRQYADRVIRRQVNEVLRDDAILSVSANYQGQWEWCSTLATPEGEPTIFLEFGPTAATQNERAPEPLSTPDYSRVFVTREAGAGIDRIVQTQVTLDEVLAGLADDDQRLSRAVTALIQERPTQS, encoded by the coding sequence GTGGCTCTTGACGAAGATGCTTTGACGCGCATGGTGACTGGGCTCGTGCCGACGATGTCGAGGAGTCTGGCCGAACAGTTCAACGTGTTCCGGGTGATGCACCACGGTACCCACGAGAAGCAGTTGTCGAACGTCTTCGCGTGGCTCCTGCGTGCGGATGCGACACATCACCTCGGAGACCTGTTCCAAGGCATCTTGCTCTCACGCATCAACACAGCGCGCCCCTTCGGTGATCAGCTGCCGCTCTCCGGATTCCGCGTGCTGCAGGAGGTGGACACGACGATGGCTGCCGAGCCTGGCAAGGACATCGCCGACATCGTCCTGCTGCGTGACGACACGGCAGTCATGATCGAGAACTTCGAGACGTCGGACGGCCACGGGCACGACTACGAGGGCTACCTCGCCTACGGCAGTGCAAACGGGCGACGGAGCGTCGTCGTGATGCTGTGCGCACGTCGGGAACACCAACGCTTGATGATGGGCTGGGAGGACGCCGCCGTCATCCCCTACTCGGAGGTTCTCGACGATCTCCGAGCCCATCTCAACGCGGATCGCCGGTGGCGGAGTGAAAACCCCCGGCAGGACGTGTTCATCAACGAGCTCATCGATCAATTCGTGGAGGGACCGCAGGCGATGACGGTGCAGGAACAGTTGGAATTCATCAAGACCATGTGTGAGACCGGAGAGTCCGATCGGTACGGGCGACGCCCCATCGTGTCAGTCGCGGAGGAGTTCGCGGCGCAGATCGCCCTGCATGCCCAGCGGCAGTTCGAGGACAGCCGGCGGACCCTCGGCTTGGTGAAGCGGTCTCTGCGCCAGTACGCCGATCGCGTGATTCGTCGTCAGGTCAACGAAGTGCTCCGTGATGATGCGATCCTGTCTGTCTCCGCGAACTACCAAGGACAATGGGAGTGGTGTTCGACACTCGCCACACCGGAAGGTGAGCCGACGATCTTCTTGGAGTTCGGCCCGACCGCCGCGACGCAGAACGAGCGAGCTCCGGAGCCTTTGAGCACACCTGACTACTCGAGGGTGTTCGTCACGCGGGAGGCCGGGGCAGGGATCGATCGCATCGTGCAGACGCAGGTGACGCTCGACGAAGTCCTGGCGGGGCTTGCCGACGACGACCAGCGCCTCTCCCGAGCCGTCACTGCGCTGATTCAGGAGCGTCCGACGCAGTCCTGA